A single region of the Bdellovibrio sp. GT3 genome encodes:
- a CDS encoding dienelactone hydrolase family protein yields MFNSILSSVVVFMAMTSANAAIKTESVDYKEGKTALEGFMAYDDSIKTPRPAVLIIHQWMGVTDNEKMRAQMLAEKGYVVLAADIYGKGVRATSPEEAGKLAGQYKNDRKLFRARGQAAFDLLKKNKMVDPKHIVVVGYCFGGTGALEMGRAGVPAAGFVSFHGGLSNPTPADAKNFKAPVLVAHGALDKGVNPEVMPFMKEMDDNKVDYQFISYSGAVHAFTQKSSGNDPSKGVAYNEKADKRSWAHFMDFLAEVAPIK; encoded by the coding sequence ATGTTTAATTCGATCTTATCTAGTGTGGTGGTCTTTATGGCTATGACGTCAGCAAATGCGGCAATTAAAACAGAAAGCGTGGATTACAAAGAAGGTAAAACGGCTCTGGAGGGATTCATGGCTTACGATGATTCCATTAAAACTCCAAGACCGGCGGTATTGATCATCCATCAATGGATGGGTGTTACTGACAACGAAAAAATGCGTGCGCAAATGCTGGCTGAAAAAGGTTACGTGGTTTTGGCGGCAGATATTTACGGTAAGGGCGTTCGTGCAACTTCTCCCGAAGAGGCAGGCAAGCTTGCAGGTCAGTATAAAAATGATCGCAAGTTGTTCCGCGCTCGTGGACAGGCGGCTTTTGATTTGTTGAAGAAAAACAAAATGGTTGATCCAAAACATATCGTCGTTGTTGGTTACTGCTTCGGTGGAACAGGCGCCCTGGAGATGGGGCGTGCAGGAGTGCCAGCCGCTGGTTTTGTGAGCTTCCACGGTGGACTTTCAAACCCAACTCCGGCTGATGCGAAAAACTTTAAAGCACCAGTCCTCGTTGCTCACGGAGCTTTAGATAAAGGTGTAAATCCTGAGGTGATGCCCTTCATGAAAGAAATGGACGACAATAAAGTCGACTATCAATTCATCTCTTATTCAGGTGCCGTTCACGCCTTCACGCAAAAAAGTTCCGGCAATGACCCTAGCAAAGGTGTCGCCTACAACGAAAAAGCCGACAAGCGCTCCTGGGCCCACTTCATGGACTTCCTAGCTGAAGTCGCCCCCATCAAATAA
- a CDS encoding metal ABC transporter substrate-binding protein: protein MTAVFKKTLSILCIPLLTALPSLAVAKPKVVTSFTVIADIARNVAGDAATVESITKPGAEIHDYQPTPKDIVRAKGANAILWNGLNLERWFSRFLRDAKGVPGFVISDGVKPLSIYEGPYSGKPNPHAWMSTENALIYVENIRKALTQIDPQNAKVYEANATVYSEKIKKLRDEMKLSLSSIPEEKRYLVTSEGAFSYLARDLGMKELYLWPINADQQGTPQQVRKVIDAVKAKKIPVVFSESTISDRPAKQVALETGAKYGGVLYVDSLSEASGPVPTYLDLLKVTTQTIANGFKNSLKESK, encoded by the coding sequence ATGACAGCTGTTTTTAAAAAAACTCTCTCCATTTTATGCATTCCCCTGCTAACCGCTTTGCCCTCACTGGCAGTGGCTAAGCCCAAAGTCGTCACAAGCTTCACAGTGATTGCGGATATCGCGCGAAACGTCGCTGGTGATGCCGCCACCGTGGAATCCATCACCAAGCCGGGCGCAGAGATTCATGATTATCAGCCCACCCCTAAAGACATCGTCCGCGCCAAGGGCGCCAATGCCATTTTATGGAATGGACTGAATCTGGAAAGATGGTTCTCGAGATTCCTGCGCGACGCCAAAGGCGTGCCGGGATTTGTTATTTCCGACGGTGTAAAGCCCCTGTCCATCTATGAGGGGCCTTATAGCGGCAAACCCAATCCACATGCGTGGATGTCGACCGAGAACGCTTTGATCTATGTTGAAAACATCCGTAAAGCTTTGACACAAATCGATCCGCAGAATGCCAAAGTTTACGAAGCCAACGCCACGGTCTACTCTGAAAAAATTAAGAAACTGCGCGATGAAATGAAATTGTCGCTTTCTTCCATCCCCGAGGAAAAACGTTACCTGGTAACCAGCGAAGGTGCCTTCAGCTATCTGGCTCGGGATCTGGGGATGAAGGAACTTTATCTGTGGCCGATCAATGCGGACCAACAGGGAACTCCGCAACAAGTTCGCAAAGTAATCGATGCCGTTAAAGCTAAAAAAATTCCGGTGGTGTTTTCTGAAAGCACGATCTCGGATCGTCCCGCCAAGCAAGTCGCCCTGGAAACCGGAGCGAAGTATGGCGGCGTATTGTATGTGGATTCTTTAAGTGAAGCCTCTGGTCCCGTTCCTACTTATTTGGATCTTTTGAAAGTCACCACACAGACCATTGCCAATGGGTTTAAAAACTCCTTAAAGGAATCCAAATGA
- a CDS encoding metal ABC transporter permease translates to MMALLLEPFSYHYMVNAIWVCGLVGAVCSFLSAYLMLKGWSLMGDALAHSIVPGVALAYLLSLPYSAGAFFAGILAALSMSVVRKKTKLREDAVIGLIFSSFFALGLLIASLKPTAVSIQTIVLGNILAISPEDRNQVVIMAVITLVILIAKWRDLWAVFFDEVHARTVGLPVNFLKILFFVLLSAATVSSLQTVGACLVIAMVVTPGSTAYLLTDRFRVLVPLSIAFGTVTSMVGVYLSYFLNASPGGLIVTLQTLLFLVLFVFAPKHGLLAKRRTLRKEATP, encoded by the coding sequence ATGATGGCATTGCTGCTTGAACCTTTTTCTTACCACTACATGGTCAATGCCATTTGGGTCTGCGGATTGGTTGGAGCCGTTTGTTCATTTCTTTCAGCATATTTGATGCTTAAAGGCTGGTCCTTGATGGGCGATGCCTTGGCGCATTCCATTGTTCCTGGAGTCGCGCTGGCTTACTTACTGTCCTTGCCCTATTCAGCTGGCGCTTTCTTTGCGGGGATTCTGGCAGCTTTAAGCATGAGTGTTGTGCGCAAGAAAACAAAGTTGCGTGAAGACGCCGTGATCGGTTTGATTTTCAGTTCTTTCTTTGCGTTGGGACTGCTGATTGCTTCTTTGAAGCCCACGGCGGTCAGCATTCAAACCATCGTTCTGGGGAATATCCTGGCCATCTCCCCGGAAGACCGCAATCAAGTGGTTATAATGGCCGTTATCACTCTGGTGATCCTGATCGCCAAGTGGCGAGATCTTTGGGCCGTCTTTTTTGATGAAGTTCACGCGCGCACCGTGGGACTGCCCGTAAACTTTCTGAAAATTCTTTTCTTTGTTCTTTTAAGTGCTGCCACGGTTTCTTCACTGCAAACTGTAGGCGCCTGCTTGGTAATCGCGATGGTTGTCACGCCGGGTTCCACTGCTTACCTGTTAACGGATCGCTTCCGTGTTCTGGTGCCACTGTCTATTGCCTTTGGCACTGTCACCAGCATGGTTGGAGTCTATTTAAGTTACTTCTTAAATGCTTCTCCGGGCGGCTTGATAGTCACTTTGCAGACGTTATTGTTTTTGGTGTTATTCGTCTTTGCTCCCAAACATGGGTTGCTGGCGAAAAGAAGAACTCTTCGTAAAGAGGCCACACCATGA
- a CDS encoding metal ABC transporter ATP-binding protein, protein MKALHIKGLDVIYSNGHKALANINLDLETGNICALVGVNGAGKSTVFKTLTGGIKPTSGTVLLNGLEVHEALKKNQVAYVPQSEEVDWSFPILVEDVVMMGRYGYMGFFRIATRKDHEAVDQALQRVGLSELRKRQIGELSGGQKKRVFVARALAQDSRIVLLDEPFTGVDVKTEHSLMELFKSLAKDGRLILVSTHNLGSVPDFCTHAVLLNKSIVSSGPIRTSFTQENLAIAFGGMLRHLHLQGSDLHTDADPRTVTVLTDDEGALVLYGDKSHPEIVKKNQDEE, encoded by the coding sequence ATGAAGGCACTGCACATTAAGGGCCTGGATGTCATCTATAGCAACGGACATAAAGCTCTGGCGAATATCAATCTTGATCTGGAGACCGGGAACATCTGTGCCTTGGTGGGAGTCAATGGTGCTGGCAAATCCACTGTTTTTAAAACTCTTACGGGTGGCATTAAACCCACCAGCGGAACTGTTTTGCTAAATGGACTGGAAGTGCATGAGGCTCTTAAAAAAAACCAAGTCGCCTACGTTCCACAAAGCGAAGAGGTCGACTGGAGCTTCCCGATTCTGGTTGAAGATGTCGTGATGATGGGCCGCTATGGTTACATGGGATTTTTCCGTATCGCGACCAGGAAAGATCACGAAGCTGTGGATCAGGCCTTGCAACGCGTGGGCTTGAGCGAGCTTAGAAAAAGACAGATCGGTGAACTGAGTGGCGGCCAGAAAAAGCGCGTGTTCGTCGCCCGCGCCTTGGCTCAGGACAGTCGCATTGTCCTGCTTGATGAACCTTTCACCGGAGTTGATGTTAAAACTGAACACTCGTTGATGGAGCTGTTCAAATCCCTGGCTAAAGATGGACGTTTGATTTTGGTCTCCACCCACAATCTGGGCAGTGTTCCCGACTTTTGCACTCATGCGGTGCTATTGAATAAATCCATTGTTTCCAGCGGACCTATACGCACCAGCTTTACTCAGGAAAACTTAGCCATCGCCTTCGGGGGAATGCTGCGCCACCTGCATCTGCAAGGTTCCGACCTTCATACCGATGCAGATCCACGCACTGTCACGGTGCTGACTGACGACGAGGGCGCACTGGTTTTGTACGGAGATAAATCCCATCCTGAAATCGTCAAAAAAAATCAGGACGAAGAATGA
- a CDS encoding metal ABC transporter permease: protein MTLMSFIMEPLQHEFMVRALASAIIIGISCAVFSCFLILKGWSLMGDAVSHAVLPGLALSYLFGIPLGVGAFGAGLVCAFGTGFIKANSRIKEDAILGIVFSGMFALGLVMLTKIETDIHLMHVLFGNVLGTSYSELMESCIIGLSSALILIIKRREFELYCFDPTHAQTSGLRVKWIHFGLLALLSLTIVSALKTAGIILVVAMLIAPGASAFLVCRTLDRMMIVAVMVSVVSCLLGTLLSYHFDADTAPFIVIIQTLFFIVFAFISNFSKRLNWA, encoded by the coding sequence ATGACCTTGATGAGTTTTATCATGGAGCCGCTACAACATGAATTTATGGTTCGCGCCCTGGCCAGTGCTATCATCATCGGCATTTCTTGCGCAGTCTTTTCATGCTTCCTGATTCTTAAAGGCTGGTCGCTGATGGGCGATGCTGTCTCCCATGCCGTTCTGCCAGGCCTGGCTTTGTCCTACTTATTTGGAATCCCATTGGGCGTCGGTGCGTTTGGCGCGGGATTGGTTTGTGCGTTCGGCACTGGGTTTATCAAAGCCAACAGTCGCATCAAAGAGGATGCTATTTTAGGAATTGTCTTTTCGGGTATGTTTGCCTTAGGGCTTGTGATGTTGACCAAGATCGAAACCGACATTCACCTTATGCACGTGCTGTTTGGAAATGTCTTAGGCACGAGTTATTCCGAGCTGATGGAGTCTTGTATAATTGGCCTTAGCAGTGCTTTGATTTTGATTATTAAACGTCGTGAGTTCGAACTTTACTGTTTTGATCCCACTCATGCACAGACTTCCGGATTGCGAGTGAAATGGATTCACTTTGGCCTGCTGGCACTCCTGTCGCTGACAATTGTTTCCGCGCTAAAAACCGCAGGCATCATTCTGGTAGTAGCGATGCTAATTGCTCCGGGGGCTTCGGCATTTTTGGTTTGCCGCACCCTGGATCGAATGATGATCGTTGCCGTGATGGTCTCGGTGGTTTCGTGCTTGCTGGGGACTTTGCTGAGCTATCATTTCGATGCTGACACTGCCCCATTCATCGTGATTATCCAGACATTATTCTTTATCGTCTTTGCATTCATATCCAATTTCAGCAAACGGCTTAATTGGGCTTAG
- the fusA gene encoding elongation factor G yields the protein MSKKWNIDMVRNIGISAHIDSGKTTLSERILFYGGKIHAIHEVRGKDGVGATMDSMDLEREKGITIQSAATQVQWKDYTINLIDTPGHVDFTVEVERSLRVLDGAILVLCGVSGVQSQSITVDRQMKRYGVPRLAFVNKLDRQGANPFRVKDALIEKLRLNAVMINIPIGLEDQHRGIVDLVQMKAFVNEGNDGEKITEIAIPADLVDQAKEYRQIMIGALADIDDSIGEKFLMEEEPTEAEIKAAIRKGVIDLKLVPVFCGSAYKNKNVQHLLDGVTYYLPTPAEKKEQALDLNKGEEKFDLFPDASKPTVALAFKLQETPFGQLTYMRVYQGKLQKGAFITNQTNKKAVKIPRLVRMHSDKMEDIDVSYAGDIVALFGIDCASGDTFCSEDINASMQSMHVPDAVISLAVAPKDKAAANNFSKALQKFRKEDPTFRVHRDEESNETIISGMGELHLEIYVERMKREFNCEVIVGQPQVAYRETITAEAEYDYTHKKQTGGSGQYAKIVGKIRPLPTQEDGSVFKFSNDVVGGRIPKEFIPAVEEGFKEQTVKGPLIGFPIVGVEVVLEDGAYHDVDSSYMAFKIAGMAALREVYPAAKPAVLEPIMKLETVVPDEYQGSAVGQINQRRGTIVGTTAFDGNCVIEAEVPLTEMFGYSTDLRSATKGKGEFSMEFAKYLPVPRNIQEELAKKYQAKRAAEQK from the coding sequence GGTAAAGATGGCGTCGGCGCTACAATGGACTCCATGGATCTAGAGAGAGAAAAAGGTATCACAATCCAGTCTGCTGCAACTCAGGTTCAGTGGAAGGATTACACAATCAACTTGATCGACACTCCGGGGCACGTTGACTTCACAGTTGAAGTTGAGCGTTCTCTTCGCGTTCTTGACGGTGCGATCCTGGTTCTTTGCGGTGTATCTGGTGTTCAATCTCAGTCCATCACAGTTGACCGTCAGATGAAACGTTACGGCGTTCCTCGTTTGGCATTCGTGAACAAATTGGACCGTCAAGGTGCCAATCCGTTCCGCGTAAAAGACGCTTTGATTGAAAAACTTCGTTTGAACGCAGTTATGATCAACATCCCAATCGGTTTGGAAGACCAACACCGTGGTATCGTTGACCTGGTTCAAATGAAAGCTTTCGTCAACGAAGGTAACGACGGCGAGAAAATCACTGAAATCGCTATCCCTGCTGATCTAGTGGATCAAGCTAAAGAATACCGTCAAATCATGATCGGTGCTCTTGCGGATATCGACGATTCTATCGGCGAAAAATTCTTGATGGAAGAAGAGCCAACTGAAGCAGAAATCAAAGCGGCTATCCGTAAAGGTGTAATCGATTTGAAACTGGTTCCAGTATTCTGCGGTTCTGCTTACAAAAATAAAAACGTTCAGCATTTGTTGGATGGCGTAACTTATTACTTGCCAACTCCAGCAGAGAAGAAAGAACAAGCTCTTGACCTTAACAAAGGCGAAGAGAAGTTCGATCTATTCCCAGATGCTAGCAAACCGACTGTTGCCTTGGCGTTCAAACTTCAAGAAACACCATTCGGTCAGTTGACGTACATGCGCGTTTACCAAGGTAAATTGCAAAAAGGTGCGTTCATCACGAACCAAACGAATAAGAAAGCGGTTAAAATCCCTCGTCTAGTGCGTATGCACTCTGACAAGATGGAAGATATCGATGTTTCTTATGCGGGTGACATCGTTGCATTGTTCGGTATCGACTGTGCTTCTGGTGACACTTTCTGTTCTGAAGACATCAATGCATCTATGCAATCCATGCACGTTCCAGACGCGGTTATCTCTCTTGCAGTTGCTCCAAAAGACAAAGCTGCAGCGAATAACTTCTCTAAAGCGTTGCAAAAATTCCGTAAGGAAGACCCTACTTTCCGCGTTCACCGTGACGAGGAATCAAATGAGACTATCATCTCTGGTATGGGTGAGTTGCACTTGGAAATCTACGTTGAGCGTATGAAGCGTGAATTCAACTGTGAAGTTATCGTAGGTCAACCTCAAGTTGCTTACCGTGAGACTATCACTGCTGAAGCAGAGTACGATTACACTCACAAAAAACAAACCGGTGGTTCTGGTCAGTACGCGAAGATCGTGGGTAAAATCCGCCCTCTTCCAACTCAAGAAGACGGTTCTGTATTCAAATTCTCTAACGACGTTGTTGGTGGTCGTATTCCTAAGGAATTCATCCCAGCTGTTGAAGAGGGTTTCAAAGAGCAAACTGTTAAAGGTCCATTGATTGGTTTCCCAATCGTTGGTGTTGAAGTTGTTCTTGAAGACGGTGCATACCATGACGTCGACTCCTCATACATGGCGTTCAAAATCGCTGGTATGGCGGCTCTTCGTGAGGTTTACCCTGCAGCTAAACCAGCAGTTCTTGAGCCGATCATGAAGCTTGAGACTGTAGTTCCAGATGAATATCAAGGTTCAGCGGTTGGTCAAATCAACCAACGCCGTGGTACTATCGTTGGAACAACTGCTTTTGATGGCAACTGCGTGATCGAAGCTGAAGTACCGTTGACAGAAATGTTCGGTTACTCAACTGATCTACGTTCTGCTACTAAAGGTAAAGGTGAGTTCTCTATGGAATTCGCGAAGTACTTGCCAGTACCTCGTAACATCCAAGAAGAGCTTGCTAAGAAATACCAAGCGAAGCGCGCAGCTGAGCAAAAGTAA
- a CDS encoding CAP domain-containing protein, giving the protein MKLQITLLIIALISLTACGNGGLSAASSAGVNEGSSNQGSGSGGTVIGETPPAGSDGCYGMDANTCLVFKATNTQRVANGLAALAYCQACTQMAYEQSKDMSDRGYFDHTRPDEAFYSRCTRFGLASGCGENIAQGYSASQVVQGWMESPGHRANILNQSYRSFGVGLYSGFSTQVFYTGTNR; this is encoded by the coding sequence ATGAAGCTGCAAATCACGTTGCTAATTATAGCTTTGATAAGTCTTACAGCCTGCGGGAATGGTGGTCTCAGTGCCGCCAGTTCAGCGGGTGTCAATGAAGGCAGTTCCAACCAAGGCAGTGGAAGTGGTGGAACCGTCATCGGGGAAACTCCGCCGGCTGGCAGCGATGGCTGCTATGGGATGGATGCCAATACCTGCCTGGTTTTTAAAGCCACCAACACTCAGCGTGTCGCCAATGGACTGGCCGCCCTGGCATATTGTCAGGCGTGCACACAAATGGCCTATGAGCAAAGCAAGGACATGAGTGATAGGGGTTATTTTGATCACACACGACCGGATGAGGCATTTTATAGTCGCTGCACGCGATTTGGACTGGCTTCGGGGTGCGGTGAAAACATCGCGCAGGGCTACTCTGCTTCACAGGTCGTGCAAGGCTGGATGGAAAGCCCTGGTCACCGCGCCAATATCTTAAATCAATCCTATCGCTCATTCGGAGTAGGTTTATATAGCGGATTCTCGACGCAGGTATTCTATACGGGAACGAATCGCTAA
- a CDS encoding DUF883 C-terminal domain-containing protein, whose product MDRDQLIAEIKKQILEELKGAASPLTDKISDEQKAEITELKNSMESSVKEHPWMAVGVAALAGFMLARLFYRRDD is encoded by the coding sequence ATGGACCGTGATCAACTTATCGCCGAAATCAAAAAGCAAATTCTGGAAGAACTCAAAGGAGCCGCGTCCCCTTTGACTGACAAAATTTCCGATGAACAAAAAGCTGAAATAACGGAGCTGAAAAACTCAATGGAAAGTTCCGTGAAGGAGCATCCGTGGATGGCCGTGGGTGTGGCAGCTCTTGCGGGATTTATGCTGGCTCGTCTTTTTTATCGCAGGGATGATTAA
- a CDS encoding Kelch repeat-containing protein encodes MNVWAHWIRNIFAFIAFVGTLTGCTLDLSFYEIDQLPSLGSPGIYSSQASRSLYPNVRRVRNTATTLTDGRILVVGGTVLNGPRPALNGVEVFNPVTSRWSEAPALTEARSRHTSTLLSSGKVLVVGGMNDTAYRASAELYDPTTNSWSSANSMSVARANHTATLLPDGRVLVAGGEIGNTTYTASLEIYDPTTNSWSPAGVNLPAERTRHAAVLMPNGKVLIIGGSSQSGYLTASEIFNPSTPPAIPSLEMGIATPILSVGRNDLTATLLKNGRVAIVGGIGSAGPTDIVNIINPADPAALYFATLLPTARWGHTATLVNGVLVVTGGFADSSGNTALDDSLIYTPDATLGSWSTLGTLKNGVRGLHTANVSGDYLVLLNGATGTSSPVTMAEKIDMSKFTWRRQGNLIKDRALHATALLKNGKVLVAGGLSQTSSTNTALDSTEIFDPATGLWSAGPALPTPRLFSQATVLNDGRVLVAGGLDGTFARTATTAIYNPASNSWSAGPSIAVPRAGHSSHLLPNGKVIIIGGAAHPTTSAPTEKTEIFDPATDQWTYGPDMPTAVSEFPSVTLSDNTILILGGLTTAAVTSITTVQAYDPSTNSFSTKAPMALGRYQAAAAVLPSGNVLLTGGWASTGSMTATTEIYNVSANTWSAGPSLSGNRRAHGAIGLPSGKILVTSGVSNLTVPSIAAKASEIYDPATNSWSVDPIAIEAGHSLGTLLKLPDGRILIAGGGDPDYTGAVTETYIEGQLTGVAWIGSTPLLGGRVGNTTTLMKNGKILFTGGQPLAEAAAVTESTAIYDSNTNTMTAGPNMANDRVYHTATLLPSGKVFIAGGMSFTLGGVASSSAEIYDPDLNTFSPVTMPVGRYAHTTLVLPNGKLLISGGLDSGSSPVLQNDVYDPADGSWSTLTPRSAPALLDTAFTISETEVIFIGPYGNSKYDISSGTWSTLANPAYARMNSVVVKLPSGKIFVIGGTDINTNTALASTEIYNPADDTWSPAASLDTTLTSMSGQLLPSGKVAITGGNESASGNEPVSGVRFYEPNTDQWSFGTPLTEACQAPSSVIMADGAMVVFSGANLTFGMLPFWETVSE; translated from the coding sequence ATGAACGTGTGGGCACATTGGATTCGGAACATTTTTGCTTTCATAGCATTTGTGGGGACACTCACAGGATGTACTCTTGATCTCTCATTTTATGAGATAGACCAACTGCCTTCACTGGGAAGCCCAGGTATTTATTCCTCCCAAGCATCTCGCTCTCTTTACCCCAATGTTCGTAGAGTACGAAATACCGCAACCACATTAACTGATGGGCGCATCCTTGTGGTTGGAGGTACGGTTTTGAACGGACCTCGTCCCGCACTGAATGGCGTAGAAGTTTTTAATCCCGTGACTTCACGCTGGTCGGAAGCTCCAGCATTGACAGAGGCACGATCCCGCCACACATCCACCCTGCTTTCCAGCGGCAAAGTACTGGTTGTGGGTGGCATGAATGATACCGCCTACCGTGCGTCTGCAGAATTGTATGATCCCACAACAAACTCATGGAGTTCAGCTAACTCGATGTCGGTGGCTCGCGCGAATCACACGGCCACCCTTCTACCGGACGGTCGAGTGCTGGTCGCGGGCGGGGAAATTGGCAATACGACTTATACTGCTTCGCTGGAGATCTATGATCCGACGACAAACTCCTGGAGTCCTGCGGGTGTCAATTTACCAGCGGAGCGTACACGACATGCAGCCGTACTTATGCCAAACGGCAAAGTATTAATTATAGGTGGATCATCACAATCAGGTTATCTGACGGCGAGTGAGATTTTTAATCCAAGCACCCCTCCGGCAATTCCATCACTGGAAATGGGAATAGCGACACCCATTCTTTCAGTGGGTCGCAATGATCTGACTGCGACATTGTTGAAAAATGGGCGCGTTGCCATAGTGGGAGGCATAGGAAGTGCGGGACCTACAGATATTGTTAACATCATCAATCCCGCTGATCCAGCGGCGTTATATTTCGCTACTTTACTGCCGACGGCAAGATGGGGACACACGGCAACTTTAGTAAATGGAGTTCTGGTGGTCACAGGCGGCTTCGCCGATAGCAGTGGCAACACGGCGCTCGATGATTCCTTAATTTATACTCCTGACGCAACTCTGGGTTCATGGTCGACGCTGGGAACTTTAAAAAACGGAGTCCGCGGTTTACATACCGCCAATGTTTCCGGTGATTATCTAGTGTTGCTAAATGGTGCGACCGGCACCAGCTCTCCGGTCACTATGGCTGAAAAAATTGACATGAGTAAGTTCACCTGGAGACGCCAAGGCAACTTAATAAAAGATCGAGCCCTGCACGCCACCGCACTTCTGAAGAATGGGAAGGTACTTGTAGCCGGAGGACTCTCTCAAACGTCTTCAACGAATACGGCTTTGGATTCCACAGAAATTTTTGATCCAGCCACTGGGTTGTGGTCGGCGGGCCCCGCGCTACCCACACCTCGTTTATTTTCCCAAGCCACCGTTCTAAATGATGGACGAGTTTTGGTTGCTGGTGGGCTCGACGGAACTTTTGCAAGAACGGCAACGACAGCAATTTATAATCCTGCATCCAATTCCTGGTCTGCGGGTCCCTCGATTGCGGTCCCACGCGCGGGTCACTCTTCCCACCTGCTACCTAACGGAAAAGTTATAATAATCGGCGGCGCTGCACACCCAACGACCTCCGCACCAACTGAAAAAACTGAGATATTCGATCCGGCAACTGATCAATGGACCTATGGACCGGATATGCCAACAGCAGTTTCAGAGTTCCCGTCGGTTACCTTGTCAGACAATACGATTTTGATCCTTGGAGGACTAACTACAGCCGCGGTAACATCCATTACCACTGTTCAGGCATATGACCCATCCACGAACTCCTTTTCAACCAAAGCCCCTATGGCATTGGGCCGCTATCAAGCAGCAGCGGCTGTTTTACCTTCGGGAAATGTCTTACTGACTGGTGGCTGGGCTTCGACTGGAAGTATGACTGCGACCACGGAAATTTACAATGTCAGTGCCAACACATGGTCGGCGGGGCCATCGCTAAGTGGTAATAGACGCGCCCATGGCGCCATCGGTTTACCAAGTGGCAAAATTCTTGTTACCAGTGGAGTCAGCAATTTAACTGTCCCTTCTATTGCGGCAAAAGCCAGCGAAATTTATGACCCGGCAACCAACAGCTGGTCAGTGGATCCAATTGCAATTGAAGCGGGTCATTCCCTTGGAACGTTGCTGAAGCTTCCTGATGGCAGAATCCTGATCGCGGGGGGCGGAGATCCCGATTATACGGGCGCCGTTACTGAAACTTATATCGAAGGACAACTGACAGGCGTTGCGTGGATTGGCAGCACACCATTACTCGGTGGACGCGTGGGCAACACCACCACATTAATGAAGAATGGAAAAATTCTTTTCACCGGGGGACAACCTCTGGCAGAGGCCGCTGCCGTGACAGAGTCGACTGCCATCTACGACTCAAACACGAACACCATGACAGCGGGCCCGAACATGGCGAATGACCGTGTCTATCATACCGCCACGCTGCTACCTTCCGGTAAAGTCTTTATCGCAGGAGGAATGAGTTTCACCCTTGGAGGCGTCGCTTCTTCGAGTGCTGAAATTTATGATCCAGATTTAAACACCTTCTCTCCCGTAACAATGCCTGTAGGTCGCTATGCCCATACCACTTTGGTTCTGCCAAATGGAAAACTGCTGATTTCAGGCGGCCTAGATTCTGGCAGCAGCCCAGTCCTGCAAAACGACGTATATGATCCCGCTGACGGCAGTTGGAGCACACTAACACCGCGCTCTGCACCTGCCCTTCTTGATACTGCATTTACAATCAGTGAAACCGAAGTCATCTTTATTGGACCCTATGGAAATTCAAAATACGATATTTCCAGCGGAACTTGGTCCACCTTGGCCAATCCCGCCTATGCTCGAATGAATTCGGTCGTGGTTAAGCTGCCTTCGGGAAAAATCTTTGTGATCGGCGGAACGGATATAAACACGAACACCGCCCTTGCATCTACTGAGATATACAATCCTGCTGACGACACCTGGTCGCCGGCTGCAAGTTTGGACACGACTTTAACAAGTATGTCGGGACAACTGCTTCCTAGCGGAAAAGTGGCCATTACTGGTGGCAATGAAAGTGCTTCTGGCAATGAACCCGTTTCGGGTGTCAGATTTTACGAGCCAAACACAGATCAATGGAGTTTTGGAACTCCACTTACCGAAGCCTGCCAAGCTCCCTCTTCCGTTATAATGGCTGACGGAGCCATGGTTGTTTTTAGTGGTGCGAACCTAACCTTTGGAATGCTGCCATTCTGGGAAACCGTTAGCGAATAG